A single Microbacterium protaetiae DNA region contains:
- a CDS encoding class I SAM-dependent methyltransferase — translation MSDHAAAQVPLAGRRAEDLPAHWLLARLGKKVLRPGGKQLTTRLVGMLPLRDADVVELAPGLGLTAKLLLEAGPASYIGVENDADAAALAAASLGARGEVTIGEAKSTGLADASCDVVLTEAMLTMHTNAQKGEILDEVARILRPGGCYAVHELALVPDDIPIETAEDVRLSLVRSQKVNTRPQTTPEWIALFAAHGFEVEHVVHAPMRLLHFRRLLADEGLRGTLHIAGTYLRDADVRRRVNTMRAAFRRNEKHIAAIAIIARRAAASTPDTEEAP, via the coding sequence ATGAGCGATCACGCGGCAGCGCAGGTTCCCCTCGCCGGCCGGCGCGCCGAAGACCTACCCGCGCATTGGCTGCTCGCGCGGCTGGGCAAGAAGGTGCTGCGCCCGGGTGGCAAGCAGCTGACCACACGATTGGTCGGGATGCTGCCGCTGCGCGATGCCGACGTCGTCGAGCTTGCCCCCGGCCTGGGTCTGACGGCGAAGCTGTTGCTGGAGGCCGGCCCTGCCTCGTACATCGGGGTGGAGAACGACGCGGATGCGGCCGCTCTCGCTGCGGCATCCCTCGGCGCACGCGGTGAGGTGACCATCGGCGAGGCCAAGAGCACCGGACTCGCGGATGCCTCGTGCGATGTCGTGCTGACCGAGGCCATGCTCACCATGCACACGAACGCGCAGAAGGGCGAGATCCTCGACGAAGTGGCACGCATTCTGCGACCGGGCGGATGCTACGCCGTGCACGAGCTCGCTCTCGTGCCCGATGACATCCCGATCGAGACGGCCGAGGACGTGCGCCTGTCGCTCGTGCGCTCGCAGAAGGTCAACACGCGCCCGCAGACCACGCCCGAGTGGATCGCACTGTTCGCCGCGCACGGATTCGAGGTCGAACATGTCGTGCACGCTCCGATGCGGCTGCTGCATTTTCGGCGACTGCTGGCCGACGAGGGCCTGCGCGGTACCCTGCACATCGCCGGCACCTATCTGCGCGACGCCGACGTACGGCGCCGCGTGAACACCATGCGCGCGGCGTTCCGGCGCAACGAGAAGCACATCGCGGCCATCGCCATCATCGCGCGCCGGGCCGCGGCATCCACCCCCGACACTGAGGAGGCACCATGA
- the ilvD gene encoding dihydroxy-acid dehydratase: protein MPVLRSRTVTHGRNMAGARALMRASGVDAGDFGKPIIAVANSFTEFVPGHTHLQPVGRIVSEAIKQAGGIAREFNTIAVDDGIAMGHSGMLYSLPSRDLIADSVEYMANAHQADALVCISNCDKITPGMLLAALRLNIPTVFVSGGPMESGRAVLQDGTVRTLDLVDAISDAVNESISDADILRIEESACPTCGSCSGMFTANSMNCLTEAMGLALPGNGSVLATHTARRALYERAGSLVVDIAHRYYDGDDASVLPRNVATRDAFDNAMALDIAMGGSTNTILHLLAAAHEAGVDYGLDDIDAVSRRVPCLAKVAPNVAGDRIYYMEDVHRAGGIPAILGELRRGGLLHEDVHAVHAPSLGEWLDAWDIRGGKVSDEARDLWFAAPGGVRSSSAFSQSERWLALDEDAASGCIHDVAHAYSVDGGLGVLRGNIAVDGAVVKTAGVDPSIWTFQGPAVVCESQEEAVEKILNKQVGEGDVVVIRYEGPKGGPGMQEMLYPTSFLKGRGLGKKCALITDGRFSGGTSGLSIGHISPEAASGGVIALVEDGDIVSIDIPNRSLVLEVPDDVLAERRRALLAAGGYQPRNRVRQVSAALRAYAVMAQSADKGAVRDVDAVERAMARAAADDAIAEVEPAAL, encoded by the coding sequence ATGCCCGTTCTGCGTTCTCGTACCGTCACCCATGGCCGCAACATGGCCGGCGCCCGCGCCCTGATGCGCGCCTCCGGCGTCGACGCCGGCGACTTCGGCAAGCCGATCATCGCGGTGGCCAACAGCTTCACCGAGTTCGTCCCCGGCCACACGCACCTGCAGCCGGTCGGGCGTATCGTCAGCGAGGCGATCAAGCAGGCCGGCGGCATCGCCCGCGAGTTCAACACGATCGCCGTCGACGACGGCATCGCGATGGGCCACTCCGGCATGCTGTACTCGCTGCCCAGCCGCGACCTGATCGCCGACTCGGTCGAGTACATGGCCAACGCGCACCAGGCCGACGCGCTCGTGTGCATCTCGAACTGCGACAAGATCACGCCCGGGATGCTGCTGGCAGCCCTGCGGCTGAACATCCCGACCGTGTTCGTCTCGGGCGGGCCCATGGAGTCGGGTCGGGCCGTGTTGCAGGACGGCACCGTGCGCACCCTCGACCTCGTCGACGCCATCAGCGACGCGGTCAACGAGAGCATCTCCGACGCCGACATCCTGCGCATCGAAGAGTCGGCGTGCCCCACCTGCGGCTCGTGCTCGGGAATGTTCACCGCGAACTCGATGAACTGCCTCACCGAGGCGATGGGCCTCGCGCTGCCCGGCAACGGCTCGGTGCTCGCGACGCACACCGCGCGCCGCGCGCTGTACGAACGAGCGGGCTCGCTGGTCGTCGACATCGCGCATCGCTACTACGACGGCGACGACGCCTCGGTGCTGCCGCGCAACGTCGCCACGCGCGACGCCTTCGACAACGCCATGGCCCTCGACATCGCCATGGGCGGGTCGACCAACACGATCCTGCATCTGCTCGCCGCCGCGCACGAGGCCGGCGTCGACTATGGCCTCGACGACATCGATGCTGTGTCGCGCCGTGTGCCGTGCCTGGCCAAGGTCGCGCCCAACGTCGCCGGCGACCGCATCTATTACATGGAGGACGTGCACCGGGCCGGCGGCATCCCGGCCATCCTTGGTGAGTTGCGGCGCGGCGGGCTGCTGCACGAAGACGTGCACGCAGTGCATGCCCCGAGCCTGGGCGAGTGGCTCGATGCGTGGGACATCCGCGGTGGAAAGGTGTCGGACGAGGCGCGCGATCTGTGGTTCGCCGCCCCCGGCGGGGTGCGTTCCTCCAGCGCGTTCAGCCAGTCGGAGCGCTGGCTGGCGTTGGACGAGGATGCCGCATCCGGATGCATTCACGACGTGGCGCACGCGTACTCGGTCGACGGGGGTCTGGGCGTGCTGCGCGGAAACATCGCGGTGGACGGCGCCGTCGTGAAGACCGCCGGCGTCGACCCCTCGATCTGGACGTTCCAAGGCCCGGCCGTCGTGTGCGAGTCGCAGGAAGAGGCCGTCGAGAAGATCCTGAACAAGCAGGTCGGCGAGGGCGACGTCGTGGTCATCCGCTACGAGGGCCCCAAGGGAGGGCCCGGCATGCAGGAGATGCTCTACCCGACGTCGTTCCTGAAGGGGCGGGGCCTGGGCAAGAAGTGTGCGCTGATCACCGATGGACGCTTCTCGGGCGGAACCAGCGGACTGTCGATCGGGCACATCTCGCCCGAGGCGGCCTCGGGCGGCGTGATAGCGCTGGTCGAAGACGGCGACATCGTCTCGATCGACATCCCGAACCGGTCGCTCGTGCTCGAGGTGCCCGACGACGTGCTCGCCGAGCGGCGCCGGGCACTGCTGGCCGCGGGTGGCTATCAGCCACGCAACCGCGTGCGGCAGGTCTCGGCCGCGCTGCGTGCGTATGCCGTGATGGCGCAGTCGGCCGACAAGGGCGCGGTGCGCGACGTCGATGCCGTCGAGCGGGCGATGGCCCGCGCCGCCGCCGACGACGCCATCGCCGAGGTGGAGCCGGCCGCGCTCTGA
- a CDS encoding helix-turn-helix transcriptional regulator — protein sequence MADPRRTELGAFLRSRRERLDRAALGLPPGSRGRTTGLRREEVSVESGVSMTWYTWLEQGRDIHPSRQVLLAVADALRLTDAERRYALGLAGYAPPRPARVDEAPAHLQRLMDALPHPAYALAPDWGMAGWNTAYERLYPRIAAVARGERNLLWLVFTDPYVRTLLDDWDVTSRRFLAEFRAEVGRATEPQAAQLVRALIEASPEFRAGWESYDIGGFESRERVFHLPDGTVETFEHHQLRPSDRPDLQVVLYTPLPGR from the coding sequence ATGGCCGATCCGCGACGCACCGAACTGGGCGCGTTCTTGCGCTCGCGGCGCGAGCGGCTCGACCGCGCCGCGCTCGGCCTGCCGCCCGGATCACGCGGACGCACCACGGGCCTGCGGCGCGAAGAGGTCTCGGTGGAGTCGGGTGTGAGCATGACCTGGTACACGTGGCTCGAACAGGGCCGCGACATCCACCCTTCTCGTCAGGTGCTGCTGGCGGTCGCCGACGCCCTGCGCCTGACCGATGCCGAGCGACGTTACGCGCTGGGACTGGCGGGCTACGCCCCGCCGCGCCCGGCCCGGGTCGACGAGGCGCCCGCGCACCTGCAACGCCTGATGGACGCCCTGCCCCACCCGGCATACGCCCTTGCACCCGACTGGGGCATGGCCGGATGGAACACCGCCTACGAGCGTCTGTACCCGCGCATCGCGGCGGTGGCCCGCGGCGAGCGCAACCTGCTGTGGCTGGTGTTCACCGATCCGTACGTGCGCACGTTGCTGGACGACTGGGACGTCACGAGCCGGCGCTTTCTCGCCGAGTTCCGCGCCGAGGTGGGCCGGGCGACCGAGCCGCAGGCCGCCCAGCTGGTGCGGGCGCTCATCGAGGCCAGCCCCGAGTTCCGCGCCGGCTGGGAGTCATACGACATCGGCGGCTTCGAGTCGCGCGAGCGCGTGTTCCACCTGCCCGACGGCACGGTCGAGACGTTCGAGCACCACCAGCTGCGGCCTTCCGACCGCCCCGACCTGCAGGTCGTGCTCTACACGCCCCTGCCCGGGCGTTGA
- a CDS encoding MarR family winged helix-turn-helix transcriptional regulator, which produces MSELNPDELAAYFAVVTAGDLMQRKVSTQLAEHTLTPIKFSVLATLVNAPDGLRMNELADALVISRSGLTYQVGRLEKEGLVERTASVGDDRGVTARLTPRGRARVTETLPGHVELVRSNFLNVLSPDELSVVRTALEKVVTALRASNTP; this is translated from the coding sequence ATGTCAGAACTCAATCCGGACGAGCTCGCGGCGTACTTCGCCGTCGTCACGGCCGGCGACCTCATGCAGCGGAAGGTGTCGACGCAGTTGGCCGAGCACACCCTCACGCCGATCAAGTTCTCGGTGCTGGCGACGCTCGTCAACGCGCCCGACGGGCTGCGGATGAACGAGCTCGCCGATGCGCTCGTCATCTCACGAAGCGGCTTGACCTATCAGGTCGGGCGATTGGAGAAGGAGGGGCTCGTCGAACGCACGGCATCGGTCGGCGACGACCGCGGCGTCACGGCACGACTGACCCCCCGGGGCCGTGCGCGGGTCACCGAAACGCTTCCCGGTCACGTCGAACTCGTGCGGTCGAACTTTCTGAACGTGCTCAGCCCCGACGAACTGTCCGTCGTGCGCACCGCGCTCGAGAAGGTCGTCACCGCCTTGCGGGCATCGAACACACCGTAG
- a CDS encoding DUF2249 domain-containing protein — protein sequence MTETADFAGEQIVDARVRGEMSCADMTMGAFDALAAERSFVLVADHDPVGIRYMLQAERPGASGWEELESGPELWRARVSRTA from the coding sequence ATGACCGAGACGGCCGATTTCGCCGGCGAGCAGATCGTCGACGCGCGCGTGCGCGGCGAGATGAGCTGCGCCGACATGACGATGGGCGCGTTCGACGCCCTCGCGGCCGAGCGCAGCTTCGTGCTCGTGGCCGACCACGACCCGGTGGGCATCCGCTACATGCTGCAGGCCGAACGGCCGGGGGCCTCGGGCTGGGAAGAGCTCGAGTCCGGCCCCGAGCTCTGGCGCGCCCGAGTCAGCCGCACGGCCTGA
- a CDS encoding ABC transporter substrate-binding protein, with protein MSRIIRRTLFASAVASLAAMTLAGCSLAATNAAESDSGSSDSPVYFGVSAAQTGQYAQYGEQFKQAFDLAVDQVNANGGINGHPVALKYEDSQSDPKQSVTVAQKFVGDPDVILVFGDYSSAASIPASPIYTAGKLLQYGFNNSNADFTDKGSQYQWSSSTTTADEYVWEADYIKEQGVDSIGLTYLNTSDWGIPAYQAFKAEADKIGLKITDAEAVDPTSDDYRPSLTKATAGSPEAFAHLGYGPDSAKLVTQLRSIGYKGTFYGGQDEQSFDETPDAEGSIIPAQFIASNPDADVQKFVKAFQAKYPDDKDVTNFEAGAYDALNIAVAAAKAGGITREGILKGFSEIKDVPSVVYGKVTFDTQTRRILNPQFTPAILKDGAWVTYNG; from the coding sequence ATGTCACGCATCATCCGACGCACGCTGTTCGCCAGTGCCGTTGCGAGCTTGGCGGCCATGACGCTCGCGGGCTGCAGCCTCGCCGCCACGAACGCGGCCGAGAGCGATTCCGGTTCGTCCGACAGCCCCGTCTACTTCGGCGTATCGGCGGCGCAGACCGGCCAATATGCACAGTACGGCGAGCAGTTCAAGCAGGCTTTCGACCTCGCCGTCGACCAGGTCAACGCGAACGGCGGCATCAACGGGCACCCCGTCGCCCTCAAGTACGAAGACTCGCAGTCCGATCCCAAGCAGTCGGTCACCGTCGCGCAGAAGTTCGTCGGCGACCCGGACGTCATCCTCGTGTTCGGCGATTACTCGTCGGCGGCATCCATCCCCGCTTCACCGATCTACACGGCCGGCAAGCTCCTGCAGTACGGCTTCAACAACTCGAACGCCGATTTCACCGACAAGGGCAGCCAATACCAATGGTCGAGCTCGACGACAACGGCGGACGAATACGTCTGGGAGGCCGACTACATCAAGGAGCAGGGCGTCGATTCGATCGGCCTGACCTATCTGAACACCTCGGACTGGGGCATCCCTGCCTACCAGGCCTTCAAGGCCGAGGCCGACAAGATCGGACTGAAGATCACCGATGCCGAGGCGGTCGACCCCACGTCTGACGACTACCGGCCGTCGCTGACGAAGGCCACCGCAGGCTCCCCCGAGGCATTCGCCCACCTCGGCTACGGACCCGACTCGGCCAAGCTCGTCACGCAACTGCGCTCGATCGGCTACAAGGGAACGTTCTACGGCGGGCAGGACGAGCAGTCCTTCGACGAGACGCCCGATGCCGAAGGCTCGATCATCCCCGCCCAGTTCATCGCGTCAAACCCCGACGCCGACGTCCAGAAGTTCGTGAAGGCGTTCCAAGCGAAGTACCCCGACGACAAGGACGTCACGAACTTCGAGGCGGGCGCGTACGACGCGCTCAATATCGCGGTCGCTGCGGCGAAGGCCGGCGGCATCACCCGCGAAGGCATCCTCAAGGGCTTCAGCGAGATCAAGGACGTCCCGAGCGTCGTCTACGGCAAGGTCACGTTCGACACCCAGACCCGACGCATCCTGAACCCGCAGTTCACCCCCGCCATCCTGAAGGACGGCGCGTGGGTCACGTACAACGGCTGA
- a CDS encoding NADPH-dependent F420 reductase produces MNIAVLGTGHMGTTLAGGLLAAGHTVTFGSRHPEQHTDLAAPVVSTVEAIGSADIVVNALAASASLQALGPLADELAGKVVLDIGNAVSPDFELLYPDTSLGERLQQALPAAKVVKSLNTLPGTVTVAPQSVAEPTSVFLSGDDADAKALVGSLLADLGWDAARQIDLGGIETARGVEHYFLLFVAMMQRFRGADFNIRVVR; encoded by the coding sequence ATGAACATCGCAGTCCTCGGAACCGGCCACATGGGCACGACCCTCGCCGGTGGGTTGCTCGCGGCGGGGCACACCGTCACGTTCGGATCGCGGCATCCCGAACAGCACACCGATCTTGCCGCCCCCGTTGTCAGCACCGTCGAGGCGATCGGCAGCGCCGACATCGTCGTGAACGCGCTGGCGGCGTCGGCATCGTTGCAGGCGCTTGGGCCGCTGGCCGACGAACTGGCCGGCAAGGTCGTGCTCGACATCGGCAACGCTGTCTCGCCCGACTTCGAGCTGCTCTACCCCGACACGAGCCTCGGCGAGCGTCTGCAGCAGGCGCTCCCGGCCGCAAAGGTCGTGAAGTCGCTCAACACCCTGCCGGGAACGGTCACCGTCGCGCCGCAATCGGTCGCAGAACCCACGTCGGTGTTCTTGTCGGGCGACGACGCCGACGCCAAAGCGCTCGTCGGCTCGCTGCTGGCGGATCTGGGGTGGGATGCCGCTCGACAGATCGATCTCGGCGGCATCGAGACAGCGCGCGGGGTCGAGCACTACTTCTTGCTCTTCGTCGCGATGATGCAGCGGTTCCGCGGCGCAGACTTCAACATCCGCGTCGTGCGCTGA
- a CDS encoding FAD-dependent oxidoreductase has translation MLIVGAGPTGLTLACELARRGVAFRLIEAAAAPQPGSRGKGIQPRTLEVFDDLGIGARVIAHGRMAMPMRSTAPDGTVTVGGDVPESLRGRSDIPYPASLITPEWRVEEALRELLAQLGGSVEFGTPLVALAQEEGAVTATLETRDGDETVVAGWVVGCDGGHSVVRKQSGIAFEGETREDVRMLVADLRVDGLDRDAWHMWRHAEGAVSLCPLPSTELFQFQASIGPGQNLTLEPANLQDILDRRSGGRGIHLHEPEWSTLWRANVRLAERYREGRVFLAGDAAHVHSPAGGQGMNTGIQDAANLGWKLAAVLQGADAVLLDSYEAERRPVAAGVLGLSNERLKQALAQKGMTTRRDASTIQLGVGYRGSMLAHDDRDETAALRAGDRAPDATGLATVDGERRLFELTAGGRFTLLTFGRAPELDTTGGDLRILRVAPRASESGQIVDTAGHLAEAYRPTDHTLVLIRPDGYIGLISDAGDATAVSRYLAAIE, from the coding sequence GTGCTGATCGTGGGCGCGGGCCCGACCGGCTTGACGCTGGCCTGCGAGCTGGCGCGCCGCGGCGTCGCCTTCCGGCTGATCGAGGCGGCCGCGGCGCCGCAGCCCGGTTCGCGCGGAAAGGGCATTCAGCCCCGCACGCTCGAGGTCTTCGACGACCTCGGCATCGGCGCCCGCGTGATCGCCCATGGCCGGATGGCGATGCCGATGCGCTCGACGGCCCCCGACGGCACCGTCACCGTCGGGGGTGACGTGCCCGAGTCGCTGCGCGGCCGCTCCGACATCCCCTACCCGGCAAGCCTGATCACACCGGAGTGGCGCGTCGAAGAGGCCTTGCGCGAACTGCTCGCGCAGCTGGGCGGGTCGGTGGAGTTCGGCACGCCCCTTGTCGCTCTCGCGCAGGAGGAGGGTGCGGTGACGGCCACGCTCGAGACGCGCGACGGTGACGAAACGGTGGTAGCCGGCTGGGTGGTCGGCTGCGATGGCGGGCACAGTGTCGTACGCAAGCAGTCCGGCATCGCTTTCGAAGGCGAGACCCGTGAAGACGTGCGCATGCTCGTGGCCGACCTGCGCGTCGACGGCCTCGATCGCGACGCGTGGCACATGTGGCGACACGCCGAGGGCGCGGTCAGTCTGTGCCCGCTCCCGTCCACCGAGCTGTTCCAGTTTCAAGCGAGCATCGGGCCGGGGCAGAACCTCACCCTCGAGCCGGCCAATCTGCAGGACATCCTCGATCGACGCAGCGGGGGCCGCGGCATCCACCTGCACGAACCGGAATGGTCGACACTGTGGCGTGCGAATGTGCGTCTGGCCGAACGCTATCGCGAAGGTCGGGTGTTCCTGGCCGGCGACGCCGCGCATGTCCACTCGCCCGCCGGCGGTCAGGGGATGAACACCGGAATTCAGGATGCCGCAAACCTGGGCTGGAAGCTCGCGGCGGTGTTGCAGGGCGCCGATGCGGTGCTGCTGGACAGCTACGAGGCCGAACGGCGGCCGGTCGCGGCCGGGGTTCTCGGCCTGTCGAACGAGCGGCTGAAGCAGGCCCTCGCGCAGAAGGGGATGACCACTCGTCGAGATGCGAGCACGATCCAGCTCGGTGTCGGGTATCGCGGATCGATGCTGGCGCACGATGACCGCGACGAGACCGCCGCGCTGCGGGCGGGAGATCGGGCCCCGGATGCCACCGGCTTGGCCACCGTCGATGGTGAGCGCCGGCTGTTCGAGCTCACAGCAGGTGGCAGGTTCACGCTGCTGACCTTCGGGCGGGCGCCTGAACTCGACACCACCGGGGGTGACCTTCGGATCCTGCGCGTCGCCCCGCGGGCGAGCGAGTCGGGCCAGATCGTCGATACGGCTGGTCATCTCGCCGAGGCGTATCGACCGACCGACCACACGCTCGTACTCATCCGCCCCGACGGGTACATCGGCCTCATCTCGGATGCCGGCGACGCGACCGCCGTCTCGAGGTACCTCGCCGCGATCGAGTGA
- a CDS encoding YdcF family protein, with translation MRVRLITIPVLVVAAVLGWGEAISWRASRRELGEGMPHSGREAVVVLGFGNKPGRANFVNRYRVRAGIRSLSTSTSVLVLCGGAVAGAQPEADIMAGYARDERDYTGPMLIERESTTTWENIRNAIGLIEPYDTIKIVSDPLHAQKGRRYLWMLRPDLAARLVRGRDYRFGELILLKPVAAVVGLVGLRRARRSGPR, from the coding sequence GTGCGCGTGCGGCTGATCACGATCCCCGTTCTGGTGGTCGCCGCCGTGCTCGGGTGGGGTGAGGCCATCAGCTGGCGCGCGAGCCGGCGTGAGTTGGGCGAGGGGATGCCGCACTCTGGCCGCGAAGCGGTCGTCGTGCTCGGATTCGGCAACAAGCCGGGTCGCGCGAACTTCGTCAACCGGTATCGTGTGCGCGCCGGCATCCGTTCTCTGAGCACCTCGACGTCGGTGCTCGTACTCTGCGGGGGAGCCGTGGCCGGCGCACAGCCCGAAGCCGACATCATGGCCGGCTACGCCCGCGACGAGCGCGACTATACCGGCCCGATGCTGATCGAGCGTGAGAGCACCACGACGTGGGAGAACATCCGCAACGCGATCGGGCTCATCGAACCGTACGACACGATCAAGATCGTCTCGGATCCGCTCCATGCGCAGAAGGGGCGACGGTATCTGTGGATGCTGCGCCCCGACTTGGCCGCCCGGCTCGTGCGAGGCCGCGATTACCGCTTCGGTGAGCTGATATTGCTCAAGCCGGTGGCCGCGGTGGTCGGTCTCGTGGGGTTGCGGCGGGCCCGCCGGAGCGGCCCGCGCTGA
- a CDS encoding TetR/AcrR family transcriptional regulator produces MVTAASLPTRRRRRGAELEAALLEAAWDELVQTGYARLTMGTIATRAATSEAVLYRRWANKDELTLAAIEHYRRMHPVADPDTGALRSDLIALLTAISDSRAGYFAIAAGAAFSGLLADAGLTPTQARDRVMGDSLRPRDRAVFRRAHDRGEIDLQGIPAAVLALPFDLARHDLIMDLGPLKPARIRSIVDELFLPLVRAADRG; encoded by the coding sequence ATGGTCACTGCAGCATCCCTCCCCACACGACGTCGCCGGCGCGGCGCCGAACTCGAGGCAGCGCTTCTCGAGGCCGCCTGGGACGAGCTCGTGCAGACGGGGTACGCGCGACTGACGATGGGCACCATCGCGACGCGGGCCGCGACCAGCGAGGCTGTGCTCTATCGTCGGTGGGCGAACAAAGACGAGCTCACTCTCGCCGCCATCGAGCACTATCGCCGCATGCATCCCGTCGCCGATCCCGACACCGGCGCACTGCGCAGCGACCTCATCGCGCTGCTGACCGCGATCAGCGACTCCCGCGCCGGCTACTTCGCCATCGCCGCGGGCGCTGCCTTCTCGGGCCTGCTCGCCGACGCCGGTCTCACACCCACTCAGGCCCGCGACCGCGTGATGGGCGACTCGCTGCGACCACGCGACCGTGCCGTCTTCCGCCGCGCGCACGACCGTGGCGAGATTGATCTGCAGGGCATTCCGGCGGCGGTGCTCGCCCTGCCCTTCGACCTGGCCCGCCACGACCTGATCATGGACCTCGGACCCCTGAAGCCGGCGCGCATCCGGTCGATCGTCGACGAGCTGTTCCTGCCGCTCGTGCGCGCCGCTGACCGCGGCTGA